The Amycolatopsis sp. DG1A-15b genome contains the following window.
CGACGGTGGTGTTGTTCCACTCGGCGGTTTCCAGGGTGGTCGACACGACGTACTTGGGGAGAGTGTTCATCCGGACGGCGAAGTCGCCGTCGGACTCCTCCATGTGCGGCCAGGCGGCGGCCATGCCCTCGTAGGTGACGCGGCCCAGCAGCAGTGCGTCACTGGAGAACAACTGACCGTAGGCGAACTTGGCGTGCTCGGCGCTGAAATACGGCCCGGTCCAGGTCGGCTTCTCCATCACCCCGTCCAGCGACAGGTAGACGAGCGAAACGATCTTGCCCACAGAGAGTCCTTGAGTGAGAGTCGGTGACACCGAGTGATGTTGTCTCATTCAGTCTTTCGGGGGCCTGATCCGCCAACAAGGTGACATAGTGCAACAGTCATTAAGGTGGGTTTAACGTCCGGAGGCGCATGTGCTGGAGCGGCTTGAACTGGAAGCGTTCCTGACCGTCGGCGAGGAGTTGCACTTCGGCCGCACTGCCGACCGCCTGCACGTGACCACCGCGCGGATCAGCCAGACGATCAAGAAGCTCGAACGCCAGATCGGGACGCCGCTGTTCGAACGCACCAGCCGCCATGTCGCCTTCACCGAAGCGGGGCAACGGTTGTACGACGATCTGCGCCCCGCCTACGACCTGATCGAGGCCGGGCTCCGGAGGGCGACCGACGCCGCGCGTGGTGTCCACGGTGTGCTGCGGGTCGGTTTCCTCGGCGCCGCGGCGGGACAGCTCATGGTCCAGGGGGCCCAACTGTTCGACCGGCGTCACCCCGGCTGGCGGGCCCAGCCGAGGGAAGTGCAGATCGTCGACGGCCTTCAGCGGCTGCGCGCGGGCGATACCGACCTGCTGGTCGTGAGCCTGCCGCACGACGAACCCGACATGGTCACCGGCGAGGTCCTGTTCTCGGAGCCGCGGGTGCTGGGGGTGTCCGTCCGGCATCCGCTCGCCCGCCGCGACACCGTTTCGCTGGAAGACCTCGCCGCGGTCAAAATGCTGCAAGTGGCTGAAGCGTTCCCGGCTTACTGGCGCGCGGATCGCACGCCGGACCACACGCCCGGCGGCGACCCGATCGAACCGGGCCCGCGCTTCGAAACACTCCAGGAAGCCCTGGCATTGATCGGCGCAGGGGAAGGCGCTTTCGTGATGGGCGCGCAGGTGTCGCGGTTCTACGCGCGGCCCGGCGTCGTGTATCTCCCGATCAGCGACGCGCCACCCCTGGAATGGGCGCCGACCTGGCTGCGCACCAACACCGCACCCCAGATCCACGCCTTCAACCAGGCCGCCCAGGACGTTGCCGCCCGGGTCTATCTCGCCATCCGCCACTGACGGGCCGCCGTGCTCATGCTGCGGGCTGAACGGTCTTCTTGAGGCGTTTGCCGAGGAGGACGAACAACAGGATCAGCCCGACCGTGAGCAGGATGTGGCCGAGCCCGGCGATCAAGGAGACGGCCATAGGCACGGAGAGGCCGAGAACCGTCTGAGTGCCGTGGACGAACATCATGGCGACCGAGACGGCGATGCCCGCGTTGTAGAACCAGAAGAAAAGGGTGAACAGCCTGGTCCCGGAAAGCTGGAACAGCTTGTCGAGCGCCAGGACGATGAGGAAGCCCAGCATGCCCAGCGCGAGCAGGTGCGTGTGGATGAGCGCGAGCTGGGTTGGCCCGTCGAACTCGTTGAGCTTGGTGAACTCCCGGTAGTACAAGCCGGAAACCACTCCGAGGATCATGTAGATGTGTGCCGCGTAATAGGATTTGGACATTACTTTGCTCTTTCCGGGAAAGGGTGACGGGAATTGACTCCGAACGCGGCGGCCGACGATCCGTCGTGGGCCGGCACGGTGATCATGTCGCCGAGCGGCGTGCAGGCGATGAACAGGCCCCCACCGTGGCCAGGACGGTGTTGACGTTCCTGAGGGTCACGGTCGCCTCTTCTCTCTAAAACGTTACGTAACGTTATGACCCGGCAGAACGTAACAGAACGTTTTGTAGTTGGGTAGAGTGATCGCGGTGAGCACCCCACCCACCGGCCGGACCGCACGCTCCCGGGACGAGATCCTGCAAGCCGCCGTCGACCTCTGCGCCGAGCGCGGCTACGCCGCGGTGACCATGGAGGCGGTCGCCACGCGGGCGAAGGTGGGCAAACCGACGGTCTACCGCTGGTGGCCGTCGAAGGGGGCGCTGTTCCTGGACGCCCTGATGGACCGGCTGGGCGAGCGGTTCTTCCTCTATCCCGACACCGGTGACATCGACGCCGACCTGCGCACCTGGCTGCACACCCTCGCCGAGGTCTTCGCCGACGAACGGCACGGCCAGATCATCTCGGGCGTGATCGGCTCGGCCCAGCTCGACACGGAACTCGCCGCCATGATCCAGGGCAAGGTCCACACCGCGCTGGCCGCGATCAACCGGGCCCGGCTCGTCAAGGCCCAGGAAGCCGGGCAGCTGGCCGCCGGCGACCCCGCGCTCTACGACGACATGCTGGTCGCCCCGCTCTGGTACCGGCTGCTGGTGACCGGCGAGCCGATCACCAGCGACTACACCGACACCATCGTGAACACCCTGATCTCCCCGGCTCCAGGGCAAGCCCCCGCGGCCGAGGAACGGTAAGTGGGGTCAGTCCGCGTTCAGCAGGACCGGCAGCGTGCGATGTCCGCTCGAGAGGAAGGAATCGAGGTACCCCAAGGCATCCGGTGAGGTCGCGACCGTTCGATGCTCAACGCTGTCACGCGTTCGATGACTTCTGTGAACGCACTCCATGCCGCGATGAGGTCGCCCGGCGAGGTGTAAAACGGCAACGGATCATGCCAGGCTGACGGACCTGCACGCTTGACGTTCGCACGGCGTCGCTGAAGGACATGATGGGCACCACCGATGCAGCCGGCCAGCGACGGTCTCTCACCAATCAAGGTGGAGCAAACCTGGAGCACAGCCACCCGCCCAACCGCACAGGACCGCGCTCCACGGCAGTCTGTCAGGCGTGCCCAACCTATGAGCAGCGATCGACGCGGGGCCGACACAGTGCGCACCGGAGGCGCTACTGCACCGCGAAGCCGCGCCCACGAAGCCCTGCCGACGGCCATTAAAGCCAGCAGACAGCGTCACCCGGATAGCAGCGGCAGCCAGGCAGGCCGACGCTTGGACGATCGTCAAATCGACACTAAACCGCCCCGACCCAAGACGCAAAGAAGGCCCAGGTCAATGACCTGGGCCTCTGCTCCCCCGCTTGGACTCGAACCAAGAACCCTCCGGTTAACAGCCGAATGCTCTGCCAGTTGAGCTACAGGGGAATGTGGCTCACTTCCGGTGCCGGTCTCTCCGACCGACAAGAAGAACTTTAGCCCATGCCCGTACCGCCTCTGACACCACCCCCCACTTGGCGCAACCGCCCCCGCGGGGGCGGTTTTCCTGGACAATGGACAGTCGGACGACCTAACGACGGAAGGCGTGGACGCGGATGAAGAAGTTCCTGCTGGGGGCAGGCCTGGGGTACGTACTGGGCGCCAAGGCAGGGCGGGGGCGGTACGAGCAGCTCGTGCGCACCTACCGCCGGGTCGTCGACCACCCGATGGTCCAGGGCGCCGCCGGTGTTGCGCGGGCCAAGATCGGGGAGAAGCTCAAGCGCTGACGCGGGCCACGAAGAACACGCGGCGGAACTCGAACCACGTCGTGCCGTCGGCGCGGGGCGGGTAGGCCGCGTCCAGGCGGGGGGCCAATGCGGCGCGGAACCGCTGCCACTCCGCGTCGGTCAGGGCCGCGCGGATCGGGCGCAGCGCCGTGCCCGTGATCCACTCCAGCACCGGCGAAGGGCCGCGCAACGGCTGGACGTACGTCGTCTCCCAGGCGTCGACGTCGCAGCCCGTGTCGGCCAGGAGGTTCGCGTACTCCAGCGGGGTCGACACCGCGTCGTCCTCGCGCAGCACCACCTCGGCCAAGCGGGACGCCCAGGCCGGGTCCGCCGCCAGTTCGCGCGTCAGCACGTGTGACGGCGCGTTGAAGTTGCCCGGCACTTGCACTGCCAGGTAGGCGCCCGAAGGCAGCGAGGCAGCCCATCGGCGGAGCAGCGCAGCGTGGTCCGGCACCCACTGCAGGACGGCGTTCGACACCACGACGTCGGTGTCCGGCGCCGGCGTCCAGTCGCGGACGTCCAGCAACGCCGCGTCGAGGCCGCGCGCGCGGGCCGCGGTCACCATTTCGGGTGAACTGTCGCCGCACTCCAAGGTCGCCGAGGGCCAGCGGTCCCGCAGCGACACGGTCAGGTTGCCCGGGCCGCAGCCCAGGTCGACGACGCGCCGCGGTGCCGAAGCGCCGATGCGCGAGATCAAGTCGTAGAACGGCCGCGCCCGCAGGTCGGCGTAGTCGAGGTACTTGCCCGGGTCCCACACGGTCGCCTCCCGAAAAACAGTACGCCTGTACTGAGTACGAGCGTACTGCTACTCGGCCGGGTTGACCAGCTTCGCGGCGGCCTGCTCGGCGATGGCCTCGACCAGGGCGACGTCGGTGCCGGGGTCCGGCCGGACCTGCAGCACGGTGCCGTCGCGGCCGGGCACCTTGCGCTGGACGAACCACGCTCCCCCGGACCCGATCTCCTGCCGGTGCCGCGAGCGGATCGAGCCCTCGACGCGCTGGTAGGCCTCGCGCGGCACCTTGCCCGGCGACGGCAGCCGGAAGCGCACCGGCGGGAGGTCGGCCAGCAGGACCGCCTCACCCGCCGTGCCCACCTCGGACGACTCCGTCAGCGTGAAGACGCCGTCCGCCCAGGCCGCTTTGCCGATGAGGTGCCAGCCGACGCGGCGGGCGCCGTCCTCGGCGGGGATCCACAGGCCCAGGGCCGTCACCACCAGGTGGCCGCCGCCCTCGACCGGGGCGCTGTCCACGACGTCTTCGCCCGGCGCGAGCGAACCGGCGAAGTCCGCGGGCGTGCGGTCGCCGAGCAACCGGCGCAAGAGATTCATCTCAGCCCCACGCGCCGGCGGCCGCCTGCTCGCCCAGCGACTTCTTGTACTGCTCCAGCGCGACGAGGTCGCCGAACAGCGCGCGGTAGTCGTCCGGCGCTTCGACCGGCGACAGCCGCTGCAGCTTCCCCTTGATCTCCGCGATCTGCCGTCCGACGAGGCCCTCCTGCAGCCGCGCGAGGATCGACGAGATGTACCGGGAGTCGACTTCGTCCTTGGCCTGCAACGGTTCCACGGCCAGCTCGGACAGCACCCGCCGGACCGTCCCTTCCGGACAGTGCGGAGCCGCCGCGTCCAGCAGCGCCGGGCCGGTCAGGCCCGAACCCGCGCCGCCGGCCTTCAACACCGCCTCGTGCACCGCGACGTACACCGGGTGCGTGAACGCCTCCAGCGGCAAGGCGTCGTACTCCGGCCCGGCGATCGCGGGCTGCTGCAGTGCGGCCTTCAGCGCCTCGCGCTGCACGGCGAACCGCGGGTCCTTCGGGGCCGGACGCGCGACGTCCTGAGCCGCCGGAGCCGCGGGAGCGCCGACGCGCGCGGGCTGGCGCAGGGGCGCTCCGCCACGCTTGTCCGTCGCGCCCGCACTGCCGCGGACGCGGTTGACCACCTGCGCGACGTCCTGCCAGCCCACCCACCAGGCGAGCTTCGACGCGTAGCCGTCGCGGGCCGCACGGTCCTTGATCGACGCCACCATCGGCACGGTCTTCTGCAGGGCCGCGACCTGCCCGTCGACCGAGTCGAGGTCGTAGTTCTTCAGCGTGCTGCGGATGACGAACTCGAACAGCGGCGTCCGCCGCGCGACCAGGTCCTTCACCGCGCTGTCGCCCTTGGCCAGGCGCAGCTCGCAGGGGTCCATGCCGTCCGGCGCCACCGCGATGTACGTCTGGCCGGCGAACGTCTGGTCGCCTTCGAACGCCTTGAGCGCCGCCTTCTGGCCTGCTTCGTCGCCGTCGAAGGTGAAGATGACTTCGCCGCGGAAGGCGTCGTCGTCCATCATCAGCCGGCGCAGCACCTTCATGTGATCTTCGCCGAACGCCGTGCCCGACGACGCCACCGCCGTCGGCACGCCGGACGCGTGCATCGCCATGACGTCGGTGTAGCCCTCGACCACGACCACCTGGTGCCGCTTCGCGATCTCGCGCTTGGCCAGGTCGAGGCCGAACATGACCTGGGACTTCTTGTAGATCGGCGACTCGGCGGTGTTGAGGTACTTCGCCGAGATCCGGTCGTCGTCGAACAGCCGCCGCGCGCCGAAGCCGACGACGTCGTTGCCGACGTCGCGGATCGGCCAGACCAGCCGCCGGTGGAAGCGGTCCATCGGGCCGCGCTGGCCTTCCTTGGACAGCCCCGCCGTGAGCAGTTCCTTGACCTCGAAGCCGCGGTTGAGCAGGAACTTCGTCAGCTTGTCCCAGCCGCCGGGTGCGTACCCGCAGCCGAACGTCTTCGCCATGGCGGCGTCGAACCCGCGCTCGGACAGGAAGTCCCGCGCCGGGCGCGCCTCGTCGGTGACCAGCTGCTCGGCGTAGAACTCCTGGGCCAGGCGGTGGGCTTCGACCAGCCGGGTGCGGCTGCCGCGGTCCCGCTGGATCGTCGCGCCGCCGCCCTCGTAGGTGAGCCGGATGCCGACCCGGTCGGCCAGCCGCTCGACGGCCTCCACGAACGTGATCAGGTCGATCTTCTGGACGAACTTGATCACGTCGCCGCCCTCGCCACAGCCGAAGCAGTGGAAGGTGCCGTGCGCCGGGCGGACGTTGAAGGACGGGGTCTTCTCGTTGTGGAACGGGCAGAGCCCCTTCAGGCTGCCCCCACCGGCGCGGCGCAGGGCCACGTACTCCCCGACGACCTCGTCGATCCGGTTCCGCTCGCGCACCTCCGCGATGTCGCTCTCCCGAATCCGTCCTGCCACGTCATCCACTCTAGTCTTGCCACTTGCGGCACACTCGGGGCATGGCCTCCACGCCCACCGCCCAGGACACCCTCGCCACGGAGTTCGCCGCGCACCGCAGTCACCTCATCGGGGTGGCCTACCGGCTGACCGGCACGCGCGCCGACGCCGAGGACGCGGTCCAGGAGTCGTGGCTGCGGCTGGCCGGCCTGGACGACGCCGGCCGCGCGGCGATCCGCGACCTGCGGGGCTGGCTGACCACGGTCGTCGGCCGGATCTGCCTCGACCGGCTCAAGTCGGCCGCGGCGCAGCGGGAGCGCTACGTCGGCAACTGGCTGCCGGAGCCGGTCGTCACGCCGTTCGGGCGGCCGGTGAGCGAGGACCCCCTGGACGTCGCGGTCCGTGACGACGGCCTGCGGATGGCCGCGCTCGTCGTCCTCGACAAGCTGACGCCGGAGCAGCGCGTCGCGTTCGTGCTGCACGACGCTTTTTCGGTGCCGTTCGCGGAGATCGCGGACGCCCTCGGCGTCTCGGTCGACGCCGCGCGCCAGTACGCCTCCCGCGGCCGCAAGGCCCTCGCCGACGCCGACCCGGCGCCGCGCGTCCCGCTGGACGACCAGGCGAAGATCCTCGAGAAGTTCGTCATCGCCCTGCAGGCCGGCGACATCCAGGCGATCACCGAGCTGCTCGCCCCGGACGTCGTGCTCATCGGCGACTCGAACGGCAGGGGCCGGACCACGCGCCAGCTCATCGTCGGCGCGGACAAGATCGCCCGGTTCTTCGTGGGCCTCACGAGCAAGTACCCGCCCGGCGTGCTCACCGGCGGCACGCCGGTGCTCGTCAACGGCGATCTGGGCGTGTACCTGGCGCCGCAGCCCGGCCAGGACGGCTTCTTCGCCCTCGACGAACACGTCCAGGCGATGACCGTCCGCGACGGGAAGATCGTGGCGATCTACGACGTCGTGAACCCGGACAAGCTGGCCCGGATCACGCGTCCCGGCGCTTGACCTGCACGATCCCGGCGGCCAGCAGCACGAGCGCGAAGACACCGAAGTAGGCCAGCGCCCAGCCCGGGCTCAGCGGCGAGTCGGACAGGACCGCGGCGTTGCCGCCGTCCCGGCCCGCGTTGGCCTCCCCGCTCCCGCTGAGGAACTTCGTGACGGCGTTCAACGGCAGCCACTGGTGGATGGCCCGGCCCGCCCGCGGGATCAGCTGGACGACGTTCTCCGCCATGAGCGGGTAGACGACGAGCACGGCCACGGCGCCGGCCGTGTACCGCACGAGCAGGCCGACGCCGACCCCGCAGACGGCGGCCAGCGCGAACACCGGTCCGGTGCCGGCGACGATCCGCCAGTCCGCGGCGCTGTCCAGGGCGAGGTCGGCCTCCGGCGCGAGGACCCGGGCCACCAGCCAGGCCGTGAACGCGGCGGCTTCGCCGAGCAGGAAGGCGTACCCGGCGACGAGCGCGGCCTTGGCCAGCAGCACCGGGCTCCGGCGCGGCACGGCCTGGAAGGTGCCGTGGATCGTGCCGGAGTGGTACTCGCCGGTCACCGCGAGCGCGGCCAGCACCAGCACGGCGACCAGGGCGAGCTGGGAGCCGAACTGGGTGCTCGCGACCGTGGGCGGCAGGCGGGACTCGCCGGCGCTGAGCGCGGTGATCGCGGCCGGGAAGGCCAGTGCGACCAGGGTGAAGACACCGCACACCCAGGGGGTGGCGATGCTGAAGAGCTTGATCCGTTCACTGGCGACGAGGTGCATGCCGGAACGGTCCCGCGGCGGACCCCGGTGGCGCGTCCCACCGGGTCGGGTTCCCGGCCTCCTACGGGAGCGGGACCCGGCACGCGTCGCCGGAGGTGAAGCCCTGGTCGACGATGCCGAGCGCGCTGTTCATCCGGGCCCGGGAGTTCTCCAGCGCGATCTGGTACGTCAGCTCGAGGACGCCGTCGCGGCCGAACTCGCGCTCCAGCTCGGCGACCTGGTCGTCGGTCACCGTCACCCGGTCCGACGACATCGCGTCGGCGTAGGCGAGCGCCAGCCGCTCCTGGTGGCTGAAGGCGGGCGAGGTCGCGTAGTCGTCGATCTTCGTGAGCCGCTCGATGTCGAGGCCGTCGTGCTTCTGCAGCATGGTGCCGAAGTCGACGCACCAGGAGCAGCCGATCCGCGTCGCGACCCGGTAGACGGCGAGCTCCCGCACGTTCGCCGGGATCTTCTTCGCCGCCCGCTCGGCCAGCAGCTCGTGCACCACGGACGTCCGCAGCAGGGCGGGGTGGTGCGCGACGACGGCCATCGGCTCGGGCACCGCGCCGAAGCGGCGGCCGGCGATCCGGTAGACGAGCTTGAGGAAGAGCCCGGCTTCGGACGTCTTCTTGGCGGGGATGCGCGGCATTTCGGTCTCCTTCGTCTCGGTGCTACGAACTGGACGAGACGGCTTCCGGAGACGTGACGACCGGCGACGTGAGCCACGCCACCAGCATCGTCACGGCCGCCGCGGCGAACACGACGGTGAGGCCCGGCGTGGCCAGCCCGCCGGTCGTGGCCAGCGCGAGCCAGCCGAACACCGCGGCCCCGGCCAGGCCGCCGGCCTGCCGGGCGAAGGTCAGCGACCCCAGCGTGACGCCGAGCAGCGCCCGGTCGGCCCGCGTCTGGCCGAGGACGGTGTAGGCGGAGGTGCAGACGGCGAAGGCCGCGCCGATCGCGAACAGGCCCGGGGCGAGGAGCCAGGGTTCGCCGTCGAGGGCGGCCGCCACGGCGATCGCGGCGAGCCCGGCCGTGCCGAGCAGGCAGCCGGACCGGCCCCACGCCGTCATCTCCGGGTGCCGCCGGGCCAGTGCGGCGAAGGACGCCGACAGGACGAGCTGTCCCGCGGTCATGGCGACGAGCAGCAGCCCGGTGCCCGCCGCGCCCGCACCCGAAGCGGCGACCAGGGCGACGTAGGTGAAGGTGCCGTAGAGCGCGGCACCCGCCAGGCCGTTGACCACCACCGCGCGCTTGAGGACGGCGTCGGCGAACACCTTCGGCGAGATCAGCGGGCTCGGCGTGCGGCGCTGCCGCCGGACGAACAGGAAGCCCGCCACCACGGTCGTCCCGAGCAGCACCGGCGTCCACAGTGGACTCCTTGCCAGCGCGTCGAAGGTGCCGAGCGCGACGACGGCG
Protein-coding sequences here:
- a CDS encoding trans-aconitate 2-methyltransferase, yielding MWDPGKYLDYADLRARPFYDLISRIGASAPRRVVDLGCGPGNLTVSLRDRWPSATLECGDSSPEMVTAARARGLDAALLDVRDWTPAPDTDVVVSNAVLQWVPDHAALLRRWAASLPSGAYLAVQVPGNFNAPSHVLTRELAADPAWASRLAEVVLREDDAVSTPLEYANLLADTGCDVDAWETTYVQPLRGPSPVLEWITGTALRPIRAALTDAEWQRFRAALAPRLDAAYPPRADGTTWFEFRRVFFVARVSA
- a CDS encoding carboxymuconolactone decarboxylase family protein gives rise to the protein MPRIPAKKTSEAGLFLKLVYRIAGRRFGAVPEPMAVVAHHPALLRTSVVHELLAERAAKKIPANVRELAVYRVATRIGCSWCVDFGTMLQKHDGLDIERLTKIDDYATSPAFSHQERLALAYADAMSSDRVTVTDDQVAELEREFGRDGVLELTYQIALENSRARMNSALGIVDQGFTSGDACRVPLP
- a CDS encoding DUF2871 domain-containing protein, producing MSKSYYAAHIYMILGVVSGLYYREFTKLNEFDGPTQLALIHTHLLALGMLGFLIVLALDKLFQLSGTRLFTLFFWFYNAGIAVSVAMMFVHGTQTVLGLSVPMAVSLIAGLGHILLTVGLILLFVLLGKRLKKTVQPAA
- a CDS encoding LysR family transcriptional regulator; translated protein: MLERLELEAFLTVGEELHFGRTADRLHVTTARISQTIKKLERQIGTPLFERTSRHVAFTEAGQRLYDDLRPAYDLIEAGLRRATDAARGVHGVLRVGFLGAAAGQLMVQGAQLFDRRHPGWRAQPREVQIVDGLQRLRAGDTDLLVVSLPHDEPDMVTGEVLFSEPRVLGVSVRHPLARRDTVSLEDLAAVKMLQVAEAFPAYWRADRTPDHTPGGDPIEPGPRFETLQEALALIGAGEGAFVMGAQVSRFYARPGVVYLPISDAPPLEWAPTWLRTNTAPQIHAFNQAAQDVAARVYLAIRH
- a CDS encoding MFS transporter, which gives rise to MHASRNLAYAGLLLGMAMAQLDGLVLTAALPSIGADLHARTGLVAVTAAGLLTLTVATPLHGRLGDLYGRRISFALSVLLFAAASAWCAAAPDLGSLIAARALQGLGGSGLIVTAMSALGELFDRDELLRRQGWQAAVFAAATLGGPPLGGLLAAGPGWRWIFLVNLPLSVPALVLGWRGLPAKSRRGEERFDVLGSVLLTVAGAAVVALGTFDALARSPLWTPVLLGTTVVAGFLFVRRQRRTPSPLISPKVFADAVLKRAVVVNGLAGAALYGTFTYVALVAASGAGAAGTGLLLVAMTAGQLVLSASFAALARRHPEMTAWGRSGCLLGTAGLAAIAVAAALDGEPWLLAPGLFAIGAAFAVCTSAYTVLGQTRADRALLGVTLGSLTFARQAGGLAGAAVFGWLALATTGGLATPGLTVVFAAAAVTMLVAWLTSPVVTSPEAVSSSS
- a CDS encoding sigma-70 family RNA polymerase sigma factor; the encoded protein is MASTPTAQDTLATEFAAHRSHLIGVAYRLTGTRADAEDAVQESWLRLAGLDDAGRAAIRDLRGWLTTVVGRICLDRLKSAAAQRERYVGNWLPEPVVTPFGRPVSEDPLDVAVRDDGLRMAALVVLDKLTPEQRVAFVLHDAFSVPFAEIADALGVSVDAARQYASRGRKALADADPAPRVPLDDQAKILEKFVIALQAGDIQAITELLAPDVVLIGDSNGRGRTTRQLIVGADKIARFFVGLTSKYPPGVLTGGTPVLVNGDLGVYLAPQPGQDGFFALDEHVQAMTVRDGKIVAIYDVVNPDKLARITRPGA
- the dnaG gene encoding DNA primase, whose amino-acid sequence is MDDVAGRIRESDIAEVRERNRIDEVVGEYVALRRAGGGSLKGLCPFHNEKTPSFNVRPAHGTFHCFGCGEGGDVIKFVQKIDLITFVEAVERLADRVGIRLTYEGGGATIQRDRGSRTRLVEAHRLAQEFYAEQLVTDEARPARDFLSERGFDAAMAKTFGCGYAPGGWDKLTKFLLNRGFEVKELLTAGLSKEGQRGPMDRFHRRLVWPIRDVGNDVVGFGARRLFDDDRISAKYLNTAESPIYKKSQVMFGLDLAKREIAKRHQVVVVEGYTDVMAMHASGVPTAVASSGTAFGEDHMKVLRRLMMDDDAFRGEVIFTFDGDEAGQKAALKAFEGDQTFAGQTYIAVAPDGMDPCELRLAKGDSAVKDLVARRTPLFEFVIRSTLKNYDLDSVDGQVAALQKTVPMVASIKDRAARDGYASKLAWWVGWQDVAQVVNRVRGSAGATDKRGGAPLRQPARVGAPAAPAAQDVARPAPKDPRFAVQREALKAALQQPAIAGPEYDALPLEAFTHPVYVAVHEAVLKAGGAGSGLTGPALLDAAAPHCPEGTVRRVLSELAVEPLQAKDEVDSRYISSILARLQEGLVGRQIAEIKGKLQRLSPVEAPDDYRALFGDLVALEQYKKSLGEQAAAGAWG
- a CDS encoding TetR/AcrR family transcriptional regulator, whose amino-acid sequence is MSTPPTGRTARSRDEILQAAVDLCAERGYAAVTMEAVATRAKVGKPTVYRWWPSKGALFLDALMDRLGERFFLYPDTGDIDADLRTWLHTLAEVFADERHGQIISGVIGSAQLDTELAAMIQGKVHTALAAINRARLVKAQEAGQLAAGDPALYDDMLVAPLWYRLLVTGEPITSDYTDTIVNTLISPAPGQAPAAEER